Proteins from a single region of Theileria parva strain Muguga chromosome 1, complete sequence, whole genome shotgun sequence:
- a CDS encoding Filamin/ABP280 repeat family protein, giving the protein MSNCEVESRTHSLDSCVSPNNQLIPESDFCYAEGDSLEGGPCGEWLMFQVHLRNKCWPGTIRLHLESCDEYCFRTTVHVGSFADERDKCRAISSCVNDRLMNNLYAESIYKNFEWDVCVSDDNTYNVRYKVSMKGMFLLYVKLDGNDIAGSPFNIFISDGKTCSLSTRVQNINNLKCRAMPDIKSMVEVMDDERWDFECKNKVPEDYQKRRLSTVDKLRKYSLVNEITLNVCDKVGNIIKYKTPYVKAWCTNLGKVIDVKHLGNGVISIKYVVIVPRPDLDKVKTFYSNKNETVLPSYLRNLGTPCCLNVQLDGESIYGSPFVPEITNVMELEEYYASFPETLDSLSLSLNHMLSQDNLEGCSQAIFNFFHVNKDMDDSEKSKAFELISKLLDDKSKHLKKNNFLMESQMYKMNHLKNYGLGQLHQFVDSQYQKMLKAKTSSIIECIKELNSYNSSVNGETKGFKNLADVIFNYTRIGDELRKLHRYDLADKFDSISDRICEEIELNRWENLLHDKKKKMLKIKEQVDESVKKLEDFKKKVHEKYDNLEFKPIKKMQLDKGTQTIQQETVTGRLLPFVKNRCIPEEPKTEVDKIVETFWRRCSNYDIHSGITKVLKSSIRLKNALNEIFFHYSNKYNTKDNMIQYGIPRNSMDLFHMDLSISKTLLNNREKLDEMFDKFSIMISGKRVLPENMWCVYLRELAYMNLLYKIAESGDVILLRDNLHPSRLSAFHHFCQFHILTLYEKLFTTRPEFQKSLKFYNTKKLLRSSLNFKYAKESAQMHYFPTETDLANYITTEIPNTVGNKLNENILHLIFKHYSRLSMFGKQKQDPKSYNPDDDSWLSTAMFVVFSRDFGIVPGYMDGSSVQKIADDTIIANIEQNTYQSTTFRGRLFYKDFVDALVNIISNSIYKICLNRHEMYTKHLKDNSILNITKKNKFHETRNCIQTQESVLEEVDEVLQILGLNNPLHIELTIEAIYGSEALEYLH; this is encoded by the coding sequence ATGAGTAACTGTGAAGTGGAGTCAAGAACTCACTCACTGGACTCATGTGTCAGTCCTAATAACCAACTAATTCCAGAATCGGACTTCTGTTACGCAGAAGGAGATAGTTTAGAGGGCGGACCATGTGGAGAGTGGCTTATGTTTCAAGTACATTTGAGAAACAAATGCTGGCCTGGAACAATTCGTCTACATCTTGAATCTTGCGATGAGTATTGTTTCAGGACAACAGTCCATGTGGGAAGTTTTGCAGACGAAAGGGACAAGTGCAGGGCAATTTCATCCTGCGTAAACGATAGATTAATGAACAACCTCTACGCAGAATCAATTTACAAGAACTTCGAGTGGGACGTATGCGTTTCGGACGACAATACATATAACGTTAGATACAAAGTGTCTATGAAGGGGATGTTTCTGCTTTACGTGAAACTTGATGGTAACGATATCGCAGGGTCTCcgtttaacatttttatttcagaCGGTAAAACATGTTCACTGTCAACTAGAGTCCAAAACATTAATAACTTAAAATGCAGAGCAATGCCAGATATAAAGAGCATGGTGGAAGTTATGGATGACGAAAGGTGGGATTTTGAGTGTAAAAACAAGGTTCCAGAAGACTACCAGAAGAGAAGGCTTTCTACTGTTGACAAATTGAGAAAATACTCACTCGTAAATGAGATAACTTTGAATGTTTGCGATAAGGTTGGGAACATAATTAAGTACAAGACGCCCTACGTGAAAGCTTGGTGTACAAATTTGGGGAAGGTAATTGACGTTAAACACCTGGGTAACGGGGTTATCTCAATAAAGTACGTGGTAATAGTGCCGAGACCAGACCTAGATAAGGTAAAAACGTTTTACTCAAATAAGAATGAAACTGTTCTCCCGTCATATTTACGTAATCTGGGAACTCCATGCTGCTTAAATGTTCAACTAGATGGAGAATCTATATACGGGAGTCCTTTTGTACCTGAAATAACAAACGTAATGGAATTGGAGGAGTACTATGCTAGTTTCCCAGAAACACTGGACTCCCTTTCATTGAGCTTAAATCACATGTTAAGTCAGGATAATTTGGAAGGATGTTCCCAGGcaatatttaatttcttcCACGTCAACAAGGATATGGATGACAGCGAGAAATCAAAGGCGTTTGAACTAATATCAAAACTGCTTGATGATAAATCTAAGCATCTGAAAAAGAACAACTTTCTAATGGAGAGtcaaatgtataaaatgaaCCACTTAAAGAATTATGGGCTAGGTCAACTACACCAATTTGTGGACAGCCAATACCAGAAGATGCTGAAAGCTAAAACTAGTAGCATTATAGAGTGCATTAAGGAGCTTAATAGCTATAACTCATCTGTTAATGGTGAGACTAAGGGGTTCAAGAATTTGGCAGACGTTATTTTCAACTACACTCGCATAGGAGATGAGTTAAGAAAGCTACACAGATATGATCTTGCTGACAAATTTGACTCCATAAGTGATAGAATATGTGAAGAGATAGAGCTTAACAGGTGGGAGAACCTTCTCCATGATAAAAAGAAGAAAATGCTAAAGATTAAGGAGCAAGTTGATGAATCAGTTAAGAAGCTTGAGGATTTTAAGAAGAAAGTTCATGAAAAGTACGATAACCTGGAATTCAAACCAATTAAAAAGATGCAACTAGACAAAGGGACCCAGACTATTCAGCAGGAAACAGTAACTGGAAGGCTCTTGCCATTTGTTAAGAATAGGTGTATTCCTGAAGAACCGAAGACTGAGGTGGATAAGATAGTTGAAACTTTCTGGAGGAGGTGTAGTAACTATGATATTCACTCGGGTATAACAAAGGTACTAAAGTCAAGTATAAGACTCAAAAACGCTCTAAACGAGATATTCTTCCACTACAGCAACAAATATAACACTAAAGATAACATGATCCAGTATGGAATACCGAGGAATTCTATGGACCTCTTCCACATGGACTTGTCAATCAGCAAAACTTTATTGAATAACAGGGAAAAGTTGGACGAAATGTTCGATAAGTTTTCGATAATGATCTCGGGGAAAAGAGTACTTCCAGAAAACATGTGGTGTGTTTACCTTAGAGAATTGGCTTATATGAACCTGTTGTACAAGATAGCAGAATCAGGAGACGTGATTCTGTTAAGAGATAATCTACACCCATCAAGACTTTCCGCTTTCCACCACTTTTGCCAATTCCACATCTTAACTCTATATGAAAAGTTGTTTACTACAAGACCTGAATTCCAAAAATCGCTAAAGTTCTACAATACTAAAAAGCTATTAAGATCAAGTCTCAATTTCAAGTATGCAAAAGAGTCTGCACAAATGCACTACTTCCCAACTGAAACTGACTTGGCAAACTACATAACTACAGAGATTCCAAACACTGTTGGCAACAAGTTAAATGAGAATATATTACATCTAATTTTCAAACATTATAGCAGACTCTCGATGTTTGGGAAGCAGAAACAGGACCCAAAATCTTACAACCCCGATGACGACTCATGGCTTTCCACTGCAATGTTTGTAGTTTTCTCAAGAGATTTCGGAATTGTTCCCGGGTATATGGATGGCTCATCAGTTCAGAAAATCGCAGATGATACGATTATAGCAAATATTGAGCAAAACACGTATCAGTCTACCACCTTTAGAGGAAGACTATTTTATAAAGACTTTGTGGATGCACTGGTGAACATCATATCTAActcaatttataaaatatgcCTAAACAGGCATGAAATGTACACTAAACACCTAAAAGATAACTCAATCCTGAATATCACTAAGAAGAATAAATTCCATGAAACAAGGAACTGTATCCAAACTCAAGAATCAGTATTGGAAGAGGTTGACGAGGTTCTACAGATTCTAGGATTAAACAATCCTCTACACATTGAATTAACAATTGAGGCAATATATGGTTCTGAGGCCTTGGAATATTTACACTAG
- the ACBP2 gene encoding Ankyrin repeat family protein — protein MVDFNSLKSYFLNLYESSVLILKFGFVLVRRFKNSCKIVSIARSQGQLSDEQFYTLYGLYKQARFGDYEDYWTCFSANSSNKLESWKKLKGMSSKDAAIEYIRYSEQVLATFKDSADFETNAGVFSRIMIMDSIEETFEFDDLFTSVVEGDFDKVRNMIEKQPKLVDVRSPEGLTALHLAADRGHLDIVMLLLDNGANVNVVDDSGDTPLHVALESEQEDVVQLLLARGGDLEQRNYEGLRPIDLINLSKM, from the exons ATGGTGGACTTCAACTCTTTGAAGTCATACTTCTTAAATTTGTACGAATCCTCAGTGTTGATATTAAAGTTTGGATTCGTTCTAGTCAgaagatttaaaaattcgtgtaaaatagtgtcTATCGCCAGGTCTCAGGGCCAGTTAAGTGATGAACAGTTTTACACTCTATACG GATTATACAAACAGGCAAGGTTTGGGGATTATGAAGATTATTGGACTTGCTTTTCAGCCAATTCATCCAATAAACT gGAGTCGTGGAAGAAACTTAAGGGAATGTCCTCAAAGGATGCCGCGATAGAATACATTAGATATTCCGAACAGGTGCTGGCAACATTTAAAGATTCAGCTGATTTTGAAACG AATGCCGGAGTGTTCAGTAGAATTATGATAATGGATTCAATTGAGGA AACCTTTGAATTTGATGATTTATTTACGTCAGTTGTCGAGGGAGATTTTGATAAAGTTCGAAATATGATCGAAA aACAGCCGAAATTGGTGGATGTAAGAAGCCCAGAGGGCTTAACGGCACTTCATCTTGCCGCTGATCG TGGGCATCTCGATATCGTAATGTTGCTCCTGGATAATG GAGCAAATGTAAACGTGGTTGATGATAGTGGAGATACTCCACTCCATGTGGCACTTGAGTCAGAACAAGAAGATGTTGTTCAGCTTCTACTAGCTAGAGGTGGTGATCTAGAACAAAG GAATTATGAAGGTCTGAGGCCGATAGACCTGATAAACCTATCTAAAATGTAG